Proteins from a single region of Pongo pygmaeus isolate AG05252 chromosome 3, NHGRI_mPonPyg2-v2.0_pri, whole genome shotgun sequence:
- the LOC129035005 gene encoding large ribosomal subunit protein eL21-like: MKGKILAKRIHVRTEEHIKHSRSQDSFLKHVKENDQKETEAKEKTTWVQLKRQCAPPREAHCVRTNGKEPGVLEPLPYVITGTLVSRACLTEWGVRIRNCADHRESGNIDCVLFAN, from the exons ATGAAGGGCAAGATTCTTGCCAAGAGAATTCATGTGCGCACTGAGGAGCACATTAAGCACTCTAGGAGCCAAGATAGTTTCCTGAAACAcgtgaaggaaaatgatcagaaagaGACGGAAGCCAAAGAGAAAACTACCTGGGTTCAACTGAAGCGCCAGTGTGCTCCACCCAGAGAAGCACACTGCGTGAGAACCAATGGGAAGGAGCCTGGAGTGCTGGAACCTCTTCCTTATGTCATAACAg gAACCCTGGTTTCTAGAGCTTGCCTTACAGAGTGGGGGGTTAGAATCAGGAACTGCGCTGACCACAGAGAATCGGGCAACATCGACTGTGTGCTGTTTGCTAACTGA